The Agromyces atrinae genome window below encodes:
- a CDS encoding HesB/IscA family protein produces MTQTDSPEITATSTAEHGVLLSEHASSKVRSLLEQEGRDDLRLRVAVQPGGCSGLIYQLYFDERYLDGDAVVDFSGVEVIIDQMSVPYLDGATIDFEDTIQKQGFTIDNPNAQGSCACGDSFH; encoded by the coding sequence ATGACTCAGACCGACAGCCCCGAGATCACGGCTACTTCCACCGCCGAGCACGGCGTGCTGCTCAGTGAGCACGCCTCGTCGAAGGTGCGGAGCCTGCTCGAGCAGGAGGGTCGCGACGACCTGCGCCTGCGCGTCGCCGTTCAGCCCGGCGGCTGCTCCGGCCTCATCTATCAGCTCTACTTCGACGAGCGATACCTCGACGGCGACGCCGTCGTCGACTTCAGCGGTGTCGAGGTCATCATCGACCAGATGAGCGTGCCCTACCTCGACGGAGCGACGATCGACTTCGAGGACACGATCCAGAAGCAGGGATTCACGATCGACAACCCGAACGCTCAGGGCAGCTGCGCGTGCGGAGACTCGTTCCACTGA
- the ctaC gene encoding aa3-type cytochrome oxidase subunit II, whose protein sequence is MRNNRRLRWAAIPIAATLSLVLAGCTQAQLNGFLPGFEEGQPPVTNNTERVAGLWVTSWIVLLIVGLITWGLTIWAVIAYRRRKGQTGLPVQLRYNMPIEIFYTVVPLILVLGFFAFTARDQAAIEARFDEPDVTIEVVAKQWAWDFNYVDEDVYSPGIQAQLDPNGEPGSIDQSVLPTLYLPVGKKIEIELESRDVIHSFWVVDFLYKKDMYPGKTNIMSVIPEREGTYAGKCAELCGEYHSLMLFNVEVVSEAEYEDYIQSLRDLGQEGQLSSEYDRNTNLPGTGAPELKEEH, encoded by the coding sequence GTGCGCAACAACCGCCGTCTCCGATGGGCTGCGATTCCGATCGCGGCGACACTCAGTCTTGTACTCGCCGGGTGCACGCAGGCTCAGCTCAACGGCTTCCTGCCGGGATTCGAAGAGGGGCAGCCCCCCGTCACGAACAACACCGAGCGAGTAGCCGGACTCTGGGTCACGTCCTGGATCGTCCTGCTGATCGTCGGCCTCATCACCTGGGGTCTGACGATCTGGGCCGTCATCGCCTACCGCCGCCGCAAGGGCCAGACCGGCCTTCCCGTTCAGCTGCGTTACAACATGCCGATCGAGATCTTTTACACGGTCGTGCCGCTCATCCTCGTCCTGGGCTTCTTCGCCTTCACCGCGCGTGACCAGGCGGCCATCGAGGCGCGCTTCGACGAGCCCGACGTGACCATCGAGGTCGTGGCCAAGCAGTGGGCATGGGACTTCAACTACGTCGACGAAGACGTCTACTCGCCCGGCATCCAGGCGCAGCTCGACCCGAACGGCGAGCCCGGCTCGATCGACCAGTCGGTGCTGCCCACGCTCTACCTGCCCGTCGGCAAGAAGATCGAGATCGAGCTCGAATCGCGCGATGTCATCCACTCCTTCTGGGTCGTCGACTTCCTCTACAAGAAGGACATGTACCCGGGAAAGACGAACATCATGTCCGTCATCCCCGAGCGCGAGGGAACGTACGCCGGCAAGTGCGCCGAGCTGTGCGGCGAGTACCACTCGCTCATGCTCTTCAACGTCGAGGTCGTCTCCGAGGCCGAGTACGAGGACTACATCCAGTCCCTCCGCGACTTGGGCCAGGAAGGCCAGCTCTCGAGCGAGTACGACCGCAACACGAATCTGCCCGGCACGGGCGCGCCCGAGCTGAAAGAGGAGCACTAA